The DNA segment TTTCATTTCATCAGCGAGATCACGTACCCACCAAGGTTCAGATTGCTCAAAATAGACTTTAGCATTTTGCCATAGCGCATCTTGTTCTGGAGAAAAAGCAAGACCATGAGTTGGAAGATGAAGCCAACCACGACTTTGGCTAATAGCACCTTCTTTACGCAATTGATCAATTAAGTGATAGACCAATTCATCATGATAAGTCGGTAGTGCCATCCGTTTTAAACGAGAACGACCCACACCCATTTGATCATTATGTTGTTGATGATATTCCTCAAGCGTATCGAGTAATTTCTGTTTTGCGTTATCCGCATTCTCTTTAGAAAGAATAACGCCAGCAACACTGACTAAGTCAAAGGTTTCTAATAACTGAGCCAGCGCACTTTCAGTTAATTGTTGCGCCCAAGAAAACTGACTTAGAGATAACTCACCTTTTGGTAAACATAACGCTAAATTCGCACTGGCGCTGTCTGCATTATCGAGTTGGTGTAACCAAGTTAAGAATTCTGCTTGTCGCTTGCCTCTACGTGGCGAGTGTAAATATAAGACTTTTGCTGCGGCTAAGGTGCGTTGTGCACTGATATCACGCAAGATAAGTCTGTCGTTATCCACCAGCCAAAGGGGGTTATCAAGAATAAGCTCGGCTAACTGTGGTGTTTCATTAGCATCATTTAAAAGAGCAACACGACCCGTAATATGACGTGTACCGTGGTGAATATGTACCGGCTGCCAATGCTTTAAAGGTTCATCCGCAATTAAACTGACTAATATTTTATGAGATTGATAGTTAGGTGCTTGAGAAAGCAGCCAGTCACCCCGAGAGACGTTTTCTTTACTGACATCACCTGTGATGTTAATTGCAATACGATGTCCAGCACCCGCACGTTCTACGGGCTGATTTTGAGCATGTAAGGCTCTTATTCTTACTGGTTTATCTGCACCCGTTAGCCAAAAGGTATCACCAACAGAAATTTGTCCCGCAAGCGCAGTGCCTGTGACAACTAATCCCGCGCCTTTAATGCTAAAAACACGGTCTATGGCTAAACGAAAACGCTTATGCCATTGAGGGTGTTGTTGTTCTTGCTGATGCAGACCAACCAGATAGTGGCGAAGCTCTGGAATTCCTTCCCCTGATGGGGCTGAAGTGACAAAAAAGTTAGGTTTTTGCCAGCCTAAATTGGCTAACATATCCATTGTTTGTAAACGAACTTCTTCAATTCGTTCTGGGGTAACACGATCGGCTTTGGTGAGAATAACGGTAACTTGAG comes from the Proteus appendicitidis genome and includes:
- the selB gene encoding selenocysteine-specific translation elongation factor, which translates into the protein MIFATAGHVDHGKTTLIQTITGVDTTHLPEEKKRGMTIDLGYAYWRQDDGTSIGFVDVPGHEKFLSNMLSGVGGISHALLIVACDDGVMAQTIEHISILRLAGCPQVTVILTKADRVTPERIEEVRLQTMDMLANLGWQKPNFFVTSAPSGEGIPELRHYLVGLHQQEQQHPQWHKRFRLAIDRVFSIKGAGLVVTGTALAGQISVGDTFWLTGADKPVRIRALHAQNQPVERAGAGHRIAINITGDVSKENVSRGDWLLSQAPNYQSHKILVSLIADEPLKHWQPVHIHHGTRHITGRVALLNDANETPQLAELILDNPLWLVDNDRLILRDISAQRTLAAAKVLYLHSPRRGKRQAEFLTWLHQLDNADSASANLALCLPKGELSLSQFSWAQQLTESALAQLLETFDLVSVAGVILSKENADNAKQKLLDTLEEYHQQHNDQMGVGRSRLKRMALPTYHDELVYHLIDQLRKEGAISQSRGWLHLPTHGLAFSPEQDALWQNAKVYFEQSEPWWVRDLADEMKNDEKVIRSLLRKAAQLGLIIPIIADRYYTHQTIEKFASIIVKYNESNGSVTAADFRDELSVGRKLAVQILEYFDRTGFTRRKKDLHILRDKGLF